In Salarias fasciatus chromosome 13, fSalaFa1.1, whole genome shotgun sequence, the sequence ACTCAGACAGTGAGGACACCTTCCTGCTGATGCCTCCCAGGGATCACCTCGGTCTCAGCGTCTTCTCcatgctctgctgcttctggcCGCTCGGCATCGCCGCCTTCTACCTGTCGCATCAGGTGAGCCTCAGAACACCGTCCACAGACAATGGTTCCCCAAAGTACAGTTTTCAACCACGTTTAAGAGTCCATGCAGTGGTTTCCACTTCACAGTAGTTTCTGAGATCTGAAGAATCCTACCTCTCAGTTTACATgttattagtgtgtgtgtgtgtgtgtgtgtgtataaatgttTATCAATGTGTGTAATTGTGTATAGTTCTGgataaatgtgtttgaatgagtttgaatgtgtttgagtgtgtgcgtgtttattcGTGTGTGCAGTGGTGAAATGTGTAGTGTGTAGTTCTGTTGGTGGTGGTGTGACGTCTGAATGTGTTGCGGATgatgtttccatggcaactgcACATCCACTTCTTCTAAGGAAAGAGGAGCCCGGTCTCCAACAGCAACGCTTCCCACACTAAAAGCATGGCTTAACAAcagaaaactgcacacacacacacacacacacacatagtcttgtatttctatccttgtggggaccgtccattgactcccattcatgtctaacccctaaccctgacccttaccctaaccctaacccacaccacaacaaagcctaaccctaaagaaatgtttttgcacttttacttttttcagtaacaacaacatggtcaagaaaacactgtttctcctacttaggaccggaaaaaggtccccacaaggcacgtcgttccatgttttgctatccttgtggggacatttggccccgacaaggatagaaatacaagaacacacacacacacacacacacacacacacacacacacacacacacacacacacacacacacacacacacacacacacacctcactgatTTACAACCCAGggtgcagagccagactcagaggtgaagACTTTGTTTCATGTGCTTCCaaatattttcacatatttccaCCACATCTTTCCAGATGTTTAACCCATGTGTTTCTGCATATTTCAATCATGTCTTTCCCTTTCCAGATGTTCCCCATGTTTTCTTCATGtctttccagatgtttccaccATCTGTTCCCTCATATTTCTCATAGATTTCCAGATGTTTACCTCGTGTGTTTCCACATCTTTCCACCCtatgtttccagatgtttcccctgtgtttctgtttgccCCATGTGCTTTCAGATGTGTCCaccatgtttttttccaaatgaaccCCCCAGATTTCCAGATGTTTCCCTCATGTGTTTCCACATATTTCCACCATGTGTGTCCAGATGTTTCCCACATAACTTTCTAcgtttccagatgtttccactATTGTTTCTATGCATTTCTAACGTGTGCTTTCAGATATTGCCACCATGTATTTCTAGATCCTCTCACCAcatggttccagatgtttccatcatctgttttcacacatttccagatgtttcccCATGTGTTTCCAGATCTTCCCACCAcatggttccagatgtttcctccTCATGTCTCCCGGCCCGCTGCTGTCTGACCGTTTCCTGTCATGTGGTTCTGTTGCTCCTCTCAGACCAATAAGGCGGTGAAGAAAGGGGACTTCCACCGGGCCGGCTCCAGCTCGCGCCGCACCCTCTTCCTGGCCGTGCTGTCCATCACCATCGGGACGGGGATCTATGTGGGCGTGGCCGTGGCGCTCATCGCCTACCTTTCCAAGAATCACCACTGGTAGCCGTGACGACCTGAAGCTCAGTTACTCATCAGCCCGGGGCCCGGTCCAAAGGCGTGGTCCGCCGACCGGAGGACGGCCTCCAGCGTGCGGCCGGCCGGGCGTCAGCTTTCCACCAATCAGGAGGCGCCGTCTGacgaagcagcagctggaatcaGGAGGAAGCGCGTCAGATTCCTTCAAGAGACAGACACAGTTTCAACTGTCCTCCAGGACTTGATAGGAAGACATTCTGAGtccctcctgcagggggcgccatcacacagagagagagacacacacacccacacaaacacacatacacacacactcactgcgtTTCGGTccattatttatttgcatgtagataaaaacaggaagtgaagttaATAAAGAGATGTTTTGAAAATTTCTCGACATTTCATGTGTGGGTTTATGTTGctcagtaatcagattactcttGCCTAGAAAACACGTCAGCAGTTTCACTGCAAGAAGCAGAAAATCTAACGCAGCTCTCACTTCCTGCTGGTCTGAGCTCTGATTGGTGGAGGGACTGTGGTGTCCTCACAGGAAGTGtttgaacgtgtgtgtgtgtgtgtgtgtgtgtttgtggtttgacAAGATGGAGGTGAGGTGGCTGCAGCTCATCTGTGTGCTCGCTACAGTCGGTGAGTGTCTgatccttctgtgtgtgtgtgtgtgtgtgtgttagatctTAAAGGAGATTTGTTAAATTGTGGATTTAATCGTTTCCAGAATGATTTGTCGTCACTTTACCTTTAAGCTTGTAACTGAAAGACAAATTTATCCAGAAGTGACAAAACATGTCAAGACTGACACAATACGTCATGTTGTCTATGTCCACGGTCTGATctcagaaccagaggaacctggagtggagagagagagaagaaagaggagttAACAtaaagaaaagttttgtttaaatattaaaacttTGGTGATTGAAACAAAATTGATGGTCATGAAAGATTTTAGAAATGCATCCagctcagttttcagttttcacggactgctgcttcttcttctgctccaccacctcctgcaggtcagaggtcatctgCTGACCCCCTCCACTCCATGCCTGGATCTTACTCCAACGTCAGCGGGAACGACCATGGCGTGCTGCGGGCGCTTCGCACTGCTACCTGGTCCTTCAACAACCGGTCGAACGACATGTTCCTGTTCCGAGTGTCGTCCGTCCGTGAAGCACAGCGGCAGGTAGGACCAGGACCCAGTGGAGTCCAGAGGAGTCCCAGGTCTGCAGACAGTCAGatcctcactgtgtgtgtgtgtgtgtgtgtgtgtgtgtgtgttctcctttCAGATAGTTAAAGGATTTCATTACGTCCTGGATTTCAACATTTCCAGAACGGTTTGTCGTAAAGGAGGCAACAACGATCTGGTGAAGTGCAGCTTCCAGCCTTCAGGtcctctgcagcaggtgagacacgtaaacaacaagaacatggaaacaacaacactggaagaacaacacgcaaatattagggctgtcaaaagataaaaaatgtaatcacaattaatcacgattaattgcgttcacattgcatgtttaaaattatgttaatttgcatttcaaggcagttttaagCCCATAATCTGAAGCATTTCCTACCAGAGTGTCTTTATTGGGAATCAAATTAACACAAAATAATTCcatcaaaataaagtgccatgcAGGCtggcttaaaggtgcattacgTAACATTATGTCACAGCTGGCGTTTCACCGGCGGGGCACCGCCCACAGCCGGCATCACAGACATGAAATACACAATGCTGCGCTGCTCGTTTGGCAACTCTGGGAACTCACATacgattggctctggaaccaggaagtagcgcctatctagccccgcccacccaaATGGTTCCTGCCTGTACCTCTCAAAAAGCTTGACCAAGACATTGCTGATGGAGAGTgcagattgtttaaagggaatgtttcttcatcAACAGGCAGCAAATGGGAatgaatttaattattttcattgtaaatttcttattgcacctttaagacAATCTCTACATAAAGTACAGCtttaacaataacaaaaaacgGTGTGGCCATGAAACCTGGACTGAGAGGTTGGAAACAACTTCAGTATCAAGAGGAATAAAGTCACATTGTGCTACGTTGAGAGAGTCGATAGATCAGCTCACTCTCTGATGCTACTGAAAAATCAATAATCCCACCATTAGCAAAACAATCTCACTAATCCTAAACTGGAATAACAGTAAGCAGGTGATCTGTGACACCGCTGTGAAGTTTGGACTTGGCTtaagacaaacagaacagtccagaacacagacagTCGCAGGAGGGGATGTGTGACGTTTCCAGACTTCAGAACTGCCTGAGTTCTAACTTTTCTCtaatatttcttttctttgagaagATTTCTAACCCTAATCCTGATTCTGGGATTAATCGTGATTTGGATAATTAATCTCTTTCAGCCCTAGACTAATTGATCATGATTAGTGCAATTAATCCTGACAGCCTTAGTAAATCTGTAAACAGCGACACATCTAAATCAGGTGAACCATCATGCTGGTGTTgatcttgttgttgttgttgttgttgttgttgtttggcaGACTTTTCGATGTCATGCAGATGTTTGGACGGTTCCCTGGATTAATCAAAATGCTGTTCTGGGGCTGCTCTGTGGGGACCGCCCCCCTGGCGGTGATGGAGACCGAGGGCCACAGAGCAGTTAGCATGTTTAGCATTGCTGCAACATGTGTAACATCTCATGATCTCAGGGGCTGCTGAtctgtttgtgcttgttttggttttgatttaaaattctatgtatgtgtgtgtgtgtgtgtgggggtgtgtgtgtatgcttgtgtgagggtgtgtgatAGTATTGTGGTGAATTTTGGAAGTTTCACATGGCTTTCTTCTATGGCAGCTCTGTACACTgataaaaatgttcaataaaaattcatgtcattaaaaaaacccaTTGTTGTTTAGCATGTTTACCACCATTTAGCATGTTTAGCATATTTTAGCATCTCccctgtgttttcagtcttccTGCTGGGCCGAGTGGAACTCATCATTTCAATCACACCATGGATCTTGTTCTAATTTCTGTACAGACGTTGATCAATGAACAGCTTTTCCTCACAACCCTCTGTTGACAGATCACTTCTTGATGTGGTTTGGATTTACAGTAACTGGCTTTACATCACCTGGGAGCAAATCAAAATGTAGGAGATCTCTGTCACACAAAGCTGTGGCCAGATTGAAGGACGTAATTCAGCATTATTGACTTTGATTCCATCTGCGGATCCAATGGAAAGTAGTTGCCCTAGCATTAGCAtaagcattagcattagcattaaccCCTCTTGGTTGATTtggctgcagatgctgcagcagcctcacttgAATCTGTTGATCCTGTAAAGATAAAATCAACAACTGAGTGGAGGTTCGCTCCATGATAGAACCAACAACTGTCAACATTAAAGAACTCAGCGAAGTTAAATATGGAGTTCCACAAGGTTCTGTATTAAGACCTATTTTATTgccattatacatgcttcctaaTGTTGGAAATATTTAGAGAAACACTCAGTTAACTTCCATTGCTTGTACAGATGATACATAAGTCtatgaaaccagatgacactGATCAACTTGCCAAACTTGAAGCTTGACTTGAAGACATTGAATCCTGGATGAGTGGTGATTTTCTGCTTTGTTGAGTTTGTAGtcatataaataaagttgaattgaacaGAGTTGCAGTTGGACGTCCGTTTGTCAAGTCACGGCAGCAGACCCGGTGGTTTGTCAGATTAAATGCTTAGTCATGAGTAGTCGACTTTGTTGAATGTGTCCCGTCTGTTCAAAGTTTAGATAAACAGGAGATGTTTGAACGAGGGTGCAGAACAGTTTGTGTCCTCCGGTCTTATCAGTCTGCGCAGAACAGACGCGTCACGGACCGTATATAAAGCTCATCATCTGACAGACCCTGGACTTGCAAACCGGACGACACCATGAAGCTGTGCCTGCTGATCGCCGTGCTGACGCTGCTAACACTCAGCTCAGGTACAGTCCCCACCACCGGAGTCCCCACCAGGACTGGAAAAGTCACAGGTCTGAGTCCAGCAGCGCTCCTCTGAGATGAAGGGCAGATTCACAAGGTGGAGGTTTCAGAACGTCTCAGAACCTCAATGAATCTACAGCACGGAGAATAAAGGATGAACTGTCGCTAGCAAGGACTTCCTGTTGTGTAGAAGTAATCAGTTACTGTGCTCTGTGTTGATGTTGTGTAACTTTGTGTTGCAGCGGAGTTTTCCATTGAGTGTTACGGTCAAGCTGACTATATGGTCAACGACTTACTGCTGCAGTGTAACGGCAAGGTCCAACAGGCCTGCTACACCagaggtctcacacacacactcacacacacacacgcacacaaatacacacttaTGTTCAAACATGCACGTGACACTGATGTCAACAGACTGTTGGTAACTTatacctctgtgtgtttgtgtgtgtgtgtgtgtgtgtgtgtgtgtgtgtgtgtgtgtgtgtgtgttcagacaaCAACGAGAAAGGCTGCATTCATCTGGCGAAATGCTCTGACCCTGGATGGACGTGCTGCTACACCGACCGCTGTAACGCCTGAAATCGATCTCAGGACGGGAAACTGTGACGCCACGAACTCGAAGAATAAAAGTGACTCTGCTTTCCCAGAAAGctttgtgtctgagtgtgtctttcaactctcacagacacacacacacacacacacacacacacacacacacacacacacacacacacacacacacacacgcacagtctcgtatttctatccttgtggggaccttccattgactcccattcatgtctagcccctaaccctgacccttaccctaaccctaacccacaccacaataaagcctaaccctaaagaaatgtttttgcacttttacttttttcagtaacaacaacatggtcaagaaaacactgtttctcctacttaggaccggaaaaaggtccccacaaggcacgtcgttccacgttttgctttccttgtggggacatttggccccaacaaggatagaaatacgagaacacacacacacacacacacacacacacacacacacacacacacacacacacacacacacacacacacacacgggaagtCTCTTCCTTCCTGAAACTGCAGTGCAGTAACGGGGtttcccagcagggggcggcggTGGAGCGAAAACGCGGAAACAGGAAAAGGAAgtgaaaggggagaaaaaaagaagtctgtTGTTGTCTGGCGCTTGCTAAAGTTTTGTGAGACAAGGAGCCGTCAGTCCCTTCGTTTCCGCCAGTCCCTTCATTTCCGTCTGTTCCGAGGTGAGTTTTTAATCCTCGTCCTCAGACTCCGTTCGTCGCGCGCTAATGTTAACAGCAGGTTGCGTGAGGCAGGTGTGCTGCTTCACCTGGTCACTGGGCTATCTGGTGTTCTCTCTTttaacacacatacaaacacacacacacacacacacaaacatatggacggacacagacagagagaaagagagagagacagagacacacaagacagagacagagacagagagatacTGTTTCCAGTTACTCCTGAACTCACCATCAGAGActatgaggagtgtgtgtgtcagtgtgatgaCTGTgtgatgactgtgtgtgtgtcaatgtgatgggtgtgtgtgtgtgtgtcactatgATGAGTGTGTCTGTACATGTTGTGTATGAAGTGTGTATGTCAAGTTTAgctgtgtgtacagtgtgtgtatctgtgtgtgcatAAACCGTGTGTACTGTGTTTTTTCCGAAGTGTGTTTATGATGCCAGTTGTGTATGAACTCGTGCAGTGTATCAAAGGTTTCTTTATACTGCCTATAAAGTGTGTGTAATTTAGAAAGTGTGTGTACGGTTTATGCTGTGTATAAAGCGGGTGCTTGtgttgtgcacgtgtgtgttgtgcatgtgcagtgtgtgtgttgtgaataAACTGTGTGCatagagtgtgtgttttaaagaagAGGCTTCAGACCCACCTTCTGAATGAAACTTTTCACTTTGGCTGTAAATTGTGTCTCTTTATTTAATTcccattttcagtgttttgcttcATCTTATCttattgtattttcagattTCCACACCATTCCCTCTTGTTCTATCTCATCTaaatgatgggtgtgtgtgtgtgtgcaagcaaATGGGtggagtgtttttatttttattcttaaaaTATAGAATCATTGAggcataaaataaatacaagaaaTATAAAATTTACCTTGATATAATGAGAACATGCAAgtatatgagaaaaaaaatattaaagataTATGGGATGtgttaaatattattattagaaaATACTCCTGGTAAGGATAATTTCCCAAATTGTTAACTGTTAAtaattgtaaaaacaaaatatccaCAGACTGTGATGATATTGACATGTTTGTAGTTCAACATAATAATTTGGAGGGATTTCCAGGCCGCTAAcctacatttttaatttgtcatttcaaactgggcagttttaaaataaatgaactgtaGCCAAAATCATTCCTCTgtacaacaacagcaacagacgCCGCTTCACAAACTACAGACCTGTTTCTCTTCTCCCAAAACTTCAAGATCCTTGAGAAAGTCTTTTATAACTATATTTTATATCTATATTAGATGAATTCATGGAAAAATTGAACTTTCTCTCATAAAGTCAGTTAATTTAGACCTAATGGGTCAACATCACCAGCTCTGATTGAACCTATTGTTCTGTGGACACTACAAAAGTCACAGCTGGAGAtttcattgattaaaaaaaaaaaaaaaaaaacattttatatcatGACATATTAATCAATAAACTGGAGAAATATGGACTCAGAGGAGTTGTATTGAACTGAGTGAGAAGTGATTTAcagaacaggaaacagtttTTGAAGAAGGGAGGCTGTCGCCCTGAACGTCTGGATAGTGTGTGTGGAGTCCCTCAGGGCTCAGTGTCGGGACCTGAACTGTTtattctgcacatgcacgaCATCTGTAGTGTTTCTGAACTGGTGAACTTTATATTATTAGCTGATGACACAACTATTTGAGGTACTGGTGAGGATGTTCAGCAACTTTTGGAATTAATCTCCTCAGAGATTTTATCAGTTTTGATTGATGCCAAAATTTGCTGAAAACCTTGAATAAATCTAATCCAAAACAAAATATCCAGAAGAATCTCAGTCCCGGCTGAAGCCAAGTACTGACCAGACCAGAAATCTCTCTATCTTCTGTTCTACTCACTGATACTACTGTATCTGTCTGGCTGTGTGGAAGTATGGGGAAATACTGACGCAAGTTCCCTGTAAAGACTTGTTCTGCAAAGAAGAGCAGTCAGACTAGTGCACAAGGTCAGAGAACAACCAAATCCTCTTTCCTCACAATCAAACGTTTTGAAATACATGAATCCTGTGGAGTTTAAAACTATTCAAGTAATTTATAAAGCAAAGAACAATTATTGCCTGGTATTATCAAAAACCGTACTGTAACAGAGAAAATAGCTGCGATCTGAAGAAGTGTTTCTTCTTCATGCTCCTTTTTATTCATGTGGAAGGTGTGGGCACATGTGATGATGACTCTTTCATATTGTTTATGTCATTGGATGAtcggtttttctttctttttctgattgttcactttttttacatgtttgaaataaagctttcaaatcaaatcaatcttattgtgtttttaacatgttAAGCA encodes:
- the cst7 gene encoding cystatin-F, translated to MEVRWLQLICVLATVGQRSSADPLHSMPGSYSNVSGNDHGVLRALRTATWSFNNRSNDMFLFRVSSVREAQRQIVKGFHYVLDFNISRTVCRKGGNNDLVKCSFQPSGPLQQTFRCHADVWTVPWINQNAVLGLLCGDRPPGGDGDRGPQSS